In the genome of Fusarium fujikuroi IMI 58289 draft genome, chromosome FFUJ_chr02, one region contains:
- a CDS encoding related to URE2-nitrogen catabolite repression regulator, which produces MARPTGLIASEGIELLSWGTPNGVKAHILLEELREAYGLDYTIQGINIGLNVQKEPWFTAINPNGRIPVLVDHDNNDLAVFEGNAILSYLTRKYDPENKLSFKIDDDDYTRAESWIGWQHGGIGPMEGQANHFIGVKPEIPYAIQRYVGETERLFGVLDKRLADRDYIVGPGRGRYSIADIALIGWTDRLPGTTISYDQFPNVKAWLARILERPAVKRGLLLPSGKDKPTGLDPVDEETRRKRAELKEVVDKAKEQFGYKYSSP; this is translated from the exons ATGGCTCGACCAACTGGCCTCATCGCCTCCGAGGGCATTGAGCTCCTCAGCTGGGGTACACCCAATGGCGTCAAAGCCCATATCCTTCTCGAAGAGCTCCGCGAAGCATATGGATTAGATTACACCATACAAGGCATTAATATTGGACTCAATGTTCAAAAGGAGCCTTGGTTCACCGCCATCAACCCCAATGGCCGTATCCCTGTTCTTGTTGACCATGACAACAACGATCTCGCTGTCTTTGAAGGCAACGCGATACTAAGCTATTTGACAAGGAAATACGATCCAGAGAATAAGTTATCGTTCAAgattgatgacgatgactaTACTCGTGCTGAGTCATGGATTGGTTGGCAGCATGGTGGAATTGGGCCTAT GGAAGGACAGGCGAACCACTTCATTGGTGTCAAGCCAGAAATCCCATACGCTATACAGCGTTATGTTGGCGAGACAGAGCGTCTCTTTGGGGTCCTCGACAAGCGTCTTGCAGACCGAGACTATATCGTCGGACCCGGTAGAGGTCGCTACTCCATCGCAGATATCGCCCTGATCGGCTGGACAGATCGCCTGCCAGGCACAACAATTTCGTATGATCAGTTCCCGAATGTTAAGGCATGGCTTGCTCGTATACTTGAGAGGCCTGCTGTGAAGCGGGGCTTGCTACTTCCGAGTGGCAAAGACAAGCCGACAGGATTGGATCCTGTGGATGAAgagacgaggaggaaacgcgcagagctcaaggaggttgtagacaaggccaaggagcaaTTTGGATACAAGTATTCATCGCCTTAA
- a CDS encoding probable FBP1-fructose-1,6-bisphosphatase has protein sequence MATTNSGQETEKVNTNIVTLTRFLTEEQAKHPEATGDFTLLCHALQFSFKSIAYYIRRATLVNLTGLAGSSNITGDDQKKLDVISNDLFIEAMRSSGKCALLVSEEEDEIIYFKDAHDAHYAVACDPIDGSSNLDAGVSVGTIFAIHKLPEGSKGVKEDILKPGTELLAAGFTMYGASAQLVITMRGGTVNGFTLDNGVGEFILSHPDMRLPKSRAIYSANEGNSLYWEDKTINYFNSLKQAQADGKPYSSRYIGSMVADAYRTLLYGGIFAYPADKKSPKGKLRILYECAPMALIFENAGGQAVDSKMNRMLEVVPEHIHDKAGIFMGSYDEVEKVKKFHS, from the exons ATGGCTACTACAAACAGTGGACAAGAAACCGAAAAGGTTAACACTAACATTGTTACCCTCACCCGCTTCCTCACTGAGGAGCAGGCCAAGCACCCAGAGGCCACTGGTGACTTCAC TCTATTGTGTCACGCTCTCCAGTTCTCCTTCAAGTCAATTGCCTACTACATTCGACGCGCTACCCTAGTCAACCTCACCGGTCTGGCTGGTTCTTCCAACATCACCGGCGAcgaccagaagaagctcgatgTCATCTCCAATGACCTCTTCATTGAGGCCATGCGCTCATCAGGCAAGTGTGCGCTCCTCgtctctgaggaggaggatgagatcaTCTACTTCAAGGATGCTCATGACGCTCACTACGCCGTCGCCTGCGATCCCATTGACGGATCCTCCAACTTGGACGCCGGTGTCTCAGTCGGTACCATTTTCGCTATTCACAAGCTCCCCGAGGGCTCCAAGGGTGTCAAGGAGGATATCCTGAAGCCCGGTACTGAGCTGCTCGCCGCTGGTTTCACCATGTACGGCGCCTCTGCCCAGCTTGTGATCACCATGCGCGGTGGAACCGTCAACGGTTTCACTCTTGATAACGGTGTTGGCGAGTTCATTCTGTCTCACCCCGACATGCGCCTCCCCAAGTCGCGCGCCATCTACTCCGCCAACGAGGGTAACTCTCTGTACTGGGAGGACAAGACCATCAACTACTTCAACTCTCTAAAGCAAGCCCAAGCCGACGGCAAGCCCTACAGCTCGCGATACATCGGTTCCATGGTTGCCGATGCTTACCGAACTCTGCTCTACGGAGGTATCTTTGCTTACCCcgccgacaagaagagccCCAAGGGCAAGCTCCGTATCCTGTACGAGTGCGCGCCCATGGCCCTCATCTTTGAGAATG CCGGTGGCCAAGCTGTCGACAGCAAGATGAACCGTATGCTCGAGGTGGTGCCCGAGCACATCCACGACAAGGCCGGTATCTTCATGGGTAGCTACGACGAGGTcgagaaggtgaagaagttCCACAGCTAA
- a CDS encoding related to peroxisomal membrane protein PMP30B: MVADALVYHPTVAHYLRYMATTLGRDKLMRVLQYFARFYAWYLLRTNATPDKVAPWNALKKQFGLFRKVFRAGKFVEHYKAAATASDSKSLDPVLKYTQVGRQLGYAGYLTCDALTIPDAAGIRKWQHAKRLQQEAYRSWAIGIAFSIIGQLYTLRQLSVRASKVDLKEGEGVVESKTISIERAAAKKQLLCDLCDILVPVSGLGWVSFLDDGIVGLTGTLSSVIGVYTQWKKTA; the protein is encoded by the exons ATGGTCGCTGACGCTCTCGTCTACCACCCCACGGTAGCGCACTACCTGCGCTACATGGCCACAACCCTCGGTCGCGACAAGCTCATGCGAGTTCTTCAGTACTTCGCCCGCTTCTACGCCTGGTATCTCCTCCGCACAAACGCAACCCCCGACAAGGTCGCCCCTTGGAACGCCCTCAAGAAGCAGTTCGGCCTGTTCCGAAAGGTCTTCCGAGCCGGAAAGTTCGTCGAGCACTACAAGGCCGCTGCCACCGCTTCCGACTCCAAGTCCCTCGACCCCGTCCTCAAGTACACCCAGGTCGGTCGCCAGCTGGGTTATGCTGGTTACCTCACCTGCGATGCTCTCACCATtcctgatgctgctggtATCAGGAAGTGGCAGCATGCCAAGCGCCTTCAGCAGGAGGCTTATAGATCCTGGGCTATTGGTATCGCCTTTAGCATCATTGGTCAGCTGTACACTCTGCGACAGCTGAGCGTGCGCGCATCAAAGGTTGATCTGAAGGAGGGTGaaggtgttgttgagagcAAGACCATCTCCAT CGAGCGCGCTGCCGCCAAGAAGCAACTCCTCTGCGATCTTTGTGATATCCTCGTTCCCGTCTCCGGTCTCGGATGGGTTTCCTTCCTCGATGACGGCATCGTCGGTCTTACTGGTACCTTGAGCAGTGTTATCGGTGTCTACACCCAATGGAAGAAGACTGCTTAA